ACTCCTGGCTTCACAACAGCCAACGCTTACTTAAGAATAATTCTTGCCAGCTATTTTTACATCCTAAAGACGCCGAAAAACTAGGCCTTCAAGAAAAAAACAGCATCATGGTTTCGTCAAGAGTAGGACAGGTAGTTGTTCCGTTTGAAACGACGGAGGAAATTATGCAGGGGGTAGTCAGTTTGCCGCACGGCTGGGGTCATAAAGGGAAAATCAAACTTGATGTAGCATCAACCTCACCTGGCACCAACATCAATGAGCTTACAGATGAAAATTTTGTAGATCTGCTCACAGGAAATGCTGCAGTGAATGGGGTAGCGGTGAAGTTGGAGGCTCATAAAAATTAGCCCCTCAGATTTCTCGTTACTTTCTTCTACTCTTACCTGACCTTTTACCAGAGAATGGTTTTTTCTTTCCAAAGGTTTTACCCTTACCATCTTCTTTGTGTGCAAACTGCTTTTTCTCAGGTTTACTGTAAAGTAATCTTTCGATCAAATCTTCCCTCCCCTTGCTTTGTAGTTTGTCTTTGATTCGATTGCGATACTCGCTCTTATGCCAGAAAAAGAACATGTGCTGATTACGCTTTTCTTTTTCCGACTTGGGTGTGAACAACTTCTGCATCGTATAGGGATGATAGCCAGAATAATAGATCACAGTAGCAACTGTCATCGGTGTCGGTGTAAAATCCTGTACTTGCTCCAACCTAAAGCCCATATCTTTAGTCTCAGCGGCTAAATTCGCCATATCTTCTTCTTTGCAACCTGGGTGACTAGATATGAAATAAGGGATCAACTGTTGATTGAGCTGATGCTTTTCGTTGATCTTGTCGTATTTCTTTTTGAACTCGTGAAAATGCTTAAAGGATGGCTTTCGCATGATCTTCAAAGTATCATCGGCTGTGTGTTCGGGTGCTACCTTCAATCTACCGGATACATGACGTGTAATCAGTTGCTCCATATACTCGTCGATACTGTCGTTGGCGTCCTTGTTATAACTTTTGGTAAGCAAGTCATATCGAATGCCGCTACCAACAAATGCTTTTTTCACGCTAGGGTGCTTATCTACCTTTCGGTAAAGCTCGGTCATCTGGCTATGATCAGTATCTAGGTTACTGCAGATCACCGGATGGATACATGATGGACTCACGCATCGATCACAAATTTCCTGCACCTTCCCTTTCAGACCGTACATATTGGCTGAGGGTCCGCCGAGATCTGAAATATATCCTTTGAAATCAGGCATTTTCGTTACCTGATCCACCTCCTTCATGATTGATTCCTGGCTCCTACTAGCTATGAACTTCCCTTGATGTGCTGAGATGGTACAAAAGCTACAGCCTCCAAAACACCCCCTATGCATATTGATCGAAAACTTGATCATTTCGTAAGCAGGAATAGGCCCACGTTTATTGTATTTGGGATGAGGAAGCCTCGTATATGGCAAGTCAAAAGATTGGTCAATCTCCTGCTCTGTCATGGTGTAATAAGGCGGATTGATCACTACCTGATAATCAGCAGCAGCTTGAATGATCCGATCCGCTTGAAGTCGATTGGACTCTTGCTCCACAAACTTGAAATTGGAAGCGTAGGACTTCTTGTCCCGCAAGCACTTTTCATGGGTATTGAGTACAATATCCTTCCAATCTTTATGCTTAGGCACTTCTTCGTTACGAGGTGCTTTGTAGCTAGTCTGTGGAATATTGGTCAGTTGATGGAATGGCACTCCTTTTCCCAACAAACTCATGATTTCTCTAAGCGGTTGCTCACCCATTCCATAAACCAACAAGTCCGCTCCACTATCCACCAAAATAGATGGCATCAATTTGTCCGACCAATAGTCGTAATGAGTCACTCTACGCAAACTGGCTTCTACCCCTCCGATCACTACCGGAACATCAGGGTAAATTTCTTTTAGAATTTTAGTGTAAGTGATGGTAGCATAATCTGGTCTAAAACCGGCATCTCCACCTGGCGTATAGGCATCGTTGGAGCGCTTTCTTTTGTTGGCTGTATAGTGATTGACCATAGAATCCATACATCCTGAAGTCACACCAAAAAACAACTTGGGTTTGCCAAACTTCTTAAAATCACGGAGATCATCTTGCCAGTTGGGTTGAGGAATAATGCCTACTCTATAACCGGCAGATTCTATAATTCTACCTATGACAGCACCTCCAAAGGCAGGGTGATCCACATAGGCATCTCCAGATATGATCACCACATCCAATTCATCCCATCCATGCGCTTCCAACTCCTTCTTAGTGATTGGAAGCCAATCCTTTAATTCATGCCTCACTGCCATATGGCAAAGCTAGCGAAAAAGATATGAAAGTAGGATTGTTGCTGGGTGTCGCTACCGTCACTCACGCTCGTGTCCTCACGAGACCTTCTTCATTTAGGTTCGTGAGACACGAATCACGACTCGCATAATTCCCTATGAAATTGCTTTTGATATACAATTAAATGGAATTTAAAATTGACCCGATTACATTTGCCGCTTACAAGCTATTATCATGGAAAATCACCGAACAGAAATCACGAACGACATTACCCAAAGTATCCGTAATTTCCTTGACGGTAAAAAATATAGCAAAATCGCTGTCATCTGCGATGAAAATACTGAAGTGCATTGTTTGCCTTTGGTTTTGGATGCACTTCCTGAGCACTACCTACTCAAAATTGACAGTGGAGAAGAAAACAAACATCTGGGTACTTGTGAAAAGCTTTGGATGGCACTTACTGAAGCTGGATTCGATCGAAAAGGGCTAATCATCAACCTGGGAGGCGGAGTCATCGGTGACATGGGCGGCTTTGTGGCTAGCACTTACAAGCGCGGGATGGACTTTTTAAACATTCCAACGACTTTACTATCTCAAGTAGATGCCAGCGTGGGTGGAAAACTAGGCGTAGATTTTCATGGATTCAAAAATCACATTGGACTCTTCGCCGAACCTCAAAATGTTTTGATTGACACTTGTTTCTACGCTACACTTCCCGATAGAGAACTTCGTTCTGGGTTTGCTGAAGTAATCAAACATGGATTGATCTACGACAAAGCTTATTGGATGAAAGTGAAGACGATAGATTTAGAAAATGCCAATTGGTCGGAGTTAGTGGATCGATCGATCGAAATCAAAAAAGAGGTGGTAAAAGCTGACCCTTTCGAATCTGGATTGAGGAAGATTCTAAATTTTGGACATACTTTGGGGCATGCCGTGGAGTCTTATTTTCTAGATAAGGCCGATCAACGTTTATTGCATGGTGAAGCTATAGCTGTAGGCATGATTTGCGAAGCTTATTTGTCTCAGAAATTCACCGGACTGACTTCCGAGGAGCTAGATGAAATTACGGCTTACTTGATCAAGATTTATAACCCAGTAAGTATTGACAAGTCACTCTTTGATGAAATCATTGGACTTACTCTTCAAGATAAGAAAAATGAAGGAGGAGTTGTTCAGTTTAGTCTATTGAGTTCGATTGGAGAAAGTAAAGTGAATGTGCCCATATCTGCACCAGATATGCTGGACAGTTTATTCTATTTTAATAAGCAAGTAGGGTAAAATAAAATTTCAAAAGGCATAAAAAAGGTTCGTGACATCACGAACCAAACCTGTTAATTCAATTTAGCGTCGACCTCTCGCCTCTTAGACGAAAAGGTCTGCTTTGGAATCTTCCGCAACGATCAACTCATCTACTTTTTTATTTTCAACTTTGTCGTTTTTGAAATAGAGATAAGTAGCCAACCCAACAGTTGCTCCAGCAGTTGCCCCCGCAACCAGTTTGCTCAAAATTCCTTTTCTTTTTTTGTTTGCTTTTTGCTTCATCATCGTATTCTCTGACCTATTGTAATAACAACTCTAAGGATCTAATCCCTCAAGTTTTTGCTTCATTTATTTCAACGGATAAACCGAATAATAGATTTACAAAATTGAAGATGAACGATTGTTTTGTTTAAGTCTTTGGTTTAGGGGAAGTATCAATTGTTCATCCTCAATTAAGTATGAGCAAGTACGCCTATATTCAAATTAAAATCCTGTCTAATCGCTTCAAATTCCTGCCTAGGCCTTAATATTGCAACTTCAAAAAATTGCAATCAAGAACATGAGTGGATCAATCAAATTAAGCAAGCCTACAACAACATTATCCCTCGATGTTCCATTGACCTCTTCGAAAAGTGAGAGCAATCGGGCCTTACTTTTGAATGAGTTGGGTGGCGGTAATTCAGAACTTAAAAACCTTTCAACGGCACGTGATACAGTCACTATGACCAAACTGATGGCATCAGATGAATACTCTCTAGACGTATTGGATGCTGGAACGGTGATGCGATTTACTACCGCTTTTCTGGCCATAGGAAAAAAGGAAAGAAGAATCACAGGTACACCTCGAATGTGCCAGCGTCCCATTGGTTTGCTCGTAGATGCACTCAATGAGCTAGGTGCTGAAATCGCGTATGAAAAAGAAGAAGGCTATCCCCCACTATTATTCAAGCCCTTCACCAATCAAAAAACCAACCAATTAACGATTCCGGGAAATATCAGCAGTCAGTATATTTCTGCTTTACTGATGATAGCACCTACCCTTCCTGAAGGTTTGACTATCACGCTCGAAGGTGAAATTTATAGCCGACCTTATATAGAAATGACTTTGAACTTGATGAAACACTTTGGAGTTTCAGGTGAGTTCAACAACAACCAAATAAGTGTTGAACATCAATCCTACCAATCTAATAGTTATACTATTGAATCAGATTGGTCTGGGGCGAGCTATTGGTACAGTTTGTTCGCATTGGCTGATGAAGCTCAAATCACTTTAAAGGGTTTAAGGTCAAAGTCAAACCAGGGAGATCATGCCATTGCTTCTATTATGGAAGGATTGGGTGTGAAATCTACTTTTGATGGAGAAATTGTCACGCTCAGCAAAACTGATGTTCAAGAAAAATTAGTCATCGACTTCAAATCGTGCCCAGATCTGGCACAAACGGTAATGGCCGCTGCCGCTGCCTTAGGAGTAGATTTAGAAATGACTGGACTGGAAAGTCTTAGAATCAAAGAATCTGATCGTACGGCTGCAATGGCAACTGAATTAGCTAAAATAGGCGCCAAGCTCAAAGAGCACGACAATGGACTGTGGATCCTTACATCTCCAAAGAAATTGGAAGTAACGGAGGTGATTGAATTCGACACCTACGACGACCATCGAATGGCCATGGCTTTGGCTCCATTAGCCATGAAGTTTGATTGCATCATTCACGAACCAGAAGTTGTTGTAAAATCCTATCCTGAATATTGGGATCATTTGGAGAAGGCGGGAGTGGTTATTCAATAGCCATCTAAAACCGCACAGAAACAGCATACCCCACCCAAGCAGATAGATGTACACCATTGTCTGTGGTGGATTCATAAAACCCATCACGATCTAAGTCACCATACCTATCGGTAACTGAATCATAAACTTTGGTTAGGTATAGATTCAATGTGGGGCCAGCATTGATGGATAGGTGTTTGCCTATTTGGTATCCAAGATTAAGGTTTAATCGATTAAGAAGATTTAAATCATCTTCTTCTATTTCTCTGTTTGGATTTTGAATGCTGTGAGCCACCAATTCTACATTTCCATACCACTTTTTCTTCAGGTTGAATTGTGTCCCAAAGCCAAGTCCATAATGCCATAAGTTATCCTTGGATGGATCAATACCGGCAGACAATACACTATAAAACCTGTGTATTCCAGACCTGAAATAGGCATGATAGGGCATGAACTCATTGTGTTCTATAGCGAATTGATGCAAACCACTTTTTACAAAATTGATCAGCCCGATGGGCACACCACTTACCACTGTATCGGCCATATTCAAGACACCAAATTGTACACCCTTCAGCTCTTTAGCCATATTTAAAAAGCCTGCTATTTGAACGCCCTCTACCTTGTTAGTCAAATTCACAAAGCCCGCAGTTTGAACACCTTTTGTCGATTTGGACATATTCACAAAACCTGCACCTTGAAAGCCATTCATGTCTTGAGTCGCCAAGTTTACAAATCCTGCTGCTTGCACGCCATCGACTTTTTTTGAAAGATTGACAAATCCGGCTGCTTGTACTCCTTTGACATCGTCAGTAACTACATTTAAAAACCCTGCTGCCTGCACACCATTGGTATACCCTTTAGTGGTATTGAGAAAGCCAGCCAGTTGGACGCCATGCGACTCACCACCGACTGCATTACCAAACCCACCAATCTGCACACCTGACATCTCTCTTCGGTCAATATTGTAAAAACCGCCCAGTTCTACTCCTTTCACACCATAAGCATATCCAGCCAATAAATTGATAGATAGGCTATTCCTGACCTGACCGCTCAATTTCCCATTCGTCCCTACCATCGGAACTAAAGAAAATTGGAAGAATCGATCTTCTTCCAAGGTCACATTTTTGGCGTTTTTTCTGGATTCATCGGGCGTGAAGAATTTTACCAGCTTTTTTGTCTCTATTTCAAACCGATCAGAAAGACGAACCTTTTCTTTTTTGATTGGTTTCAATGAAACTGACATTTCTGACACGTTCCTTACCTGAATAATGGTATCCTGATAATTTTCTCTGCTTATCGCAAAGGTTAGATAGTCAGTTTTTGCTCGCACCGTGATATCAAAGCCTCCACTGTTATCTGTAAGCGTAGCATCCAATTTGCTCACCTCATAAACGGTGGCATCTTTAATCACTTCACCTGTCTCAGCGTCCTTTACTGATCCGGAGAGCTTAATGGAGTGCTTTTTTTTTTCGTCCTTCTTTTTGGGAAGTATGATGGCGTAACTTCCTCTGAACTTAAGATCAAAATCTGATCCTAGTAAAATTTCTAAAACCTTTGCCAGCGGTTCTTCCTTAAAAGACTCATTGACAATTTTATCCTTTGGAATTTGGTCAGGATTGTAGGCTAATTTGACATCCTCCAACGCATTAATTTTTTCTAACGCTTGCTCTAATGTTACATCCTCAAAGGTAATGGTAATGCGCTGCTGAGAAAGCTCTTGGCCAAGCAAGGAATACCCCCCGCAGAAAAGGAGCATAATTAAAATAATTTTACTGCGGACAGCCATAGCCAGCTAATAAGTAGGAATCTCCTTGATTCGACCAAACCAAATTCAAGGTCTCTCCTATAATTTCTAAAACATGCTCGATTTCTTCGTCTTCAAAGTCAACATTGATCTTACAGTTTGCGATCTCGGGATTTGACAGCTTTACTTTTACTCCATAAACTTTTTGTATGGCATCAACGGCTTCTGAAACTGTCGCTCCTTTGAATGCGAGGGTTTTGGTTCGCCAATAGTTATGCATACCGGTATTGGCTGTTTCGATCTTCACAAGCAATTCAGTACTTCTATAATATACCCCTCGATAGCCAGCAGTAAGTATCTCTTCTTTTCCACCAACACTCATGCGGACTTTTCCGCTATCCACACTAACTACCACACTATCCTTGTTGGTATTATTGACATTAAATTTCGTGCCTAACACCTGCACTTCCACTTCGTCTGTCTCTATTAGAAAGGGCTGTCCAGGGTTATGGGCAACTTCAAAATACGCTTCACCTTTCAGCTGAACTTTCCGATTACTCCCTTTGAATTTATCAGGGTAAATCAACTGACTGCCTTCATTCAATGAAATTTTAGAACCATCCTCTAGTTCTATCGCTTGCTGCTCATTTTGGACTATTAGTTCAAGTGTTTCTACTCGATTTGACACATAAGTGAACCAGCCAGCCCCTAGAATCAATATGATCGATGCAGCAATTTTCAACCAGGTAAAACCAGAGGTCTTACGCGCATGATTTACCTGTTGAAATTTCTTCCAAGCCAAAGACGCATCATAATTCTCAACGCCCTTTCCAATACTAGTAATGGCTTTAATATCCAATAGCACCATCCGAACCCGTTCAAATTCTTCTAGATTTTGCTCAGACTCAGCCTTCCATGACAATACGATGCCTTGTTCATCAGGACTCACCTCATTCAAAAAATATCTGAACAGAAGTTCCTCTGAAACGCTATGTCTGTTTTTCTCACTCATTTTCTCCTAGAATGTGGACAACTATCTCTCATTTTACCCCCACAAGTTTTTTTGAAGCACCGAAATCATCCAAAATATGAAACTTGGCAAGTGCCTACTCAATGCCGATCTCATCACTTTTAATGCCCTTCCCATTTGATTTTCGACAGTCTTGATGGATAGTCCCAATTCCTCTGCAATTTCCTTATATTTCTTGTCCTCGAAACGGCTCATTTCAAAGATTTGCCTACACTTTTCAGGTAATTGGGCTAATCCCTCATCTATCTCCTTTTGCAATTCATCCAGCTCCAAAAAGTCAGTTTCAAAGCCTTCTGGTTTCCTCTGTTCTTGCTCTTCGTACCTTCGTTCTATCTTTTTATGCTTGATGTAGTTCAGGCAAGCATTTCTTACCGCACCATAGAGATAAGACTTCACTGCGGTTCGGATTTCTATCTGATCAGATTTGGACCATACGTTTGTGAAAGTATCTTGCACTATCTCCTCAGCTATTTCATGACTTTCTACATACTGAAATGCGAAAGCTGAGAGTTGTTGATAGTAGGTCTTAAACACCTTTTCAAAAGTGTTTTTGTTTGATAGATCGGTGATGTTTTTGGTGATTTCCAAATCAGTTTTCAACAACTCGACGAAAGTATCAAGATTTACTAATAATTGCAGCGATAATCGCCACTTTTAGGGTCGTTCAGCTTCATAATTGCAATAATCCATTCTTTTCGTATATTTTTTTTTGGCGAATTGCATGATTTCAGTAGCTTAGTTTGAACTGATTGGTCAGATGCAATCACATTTTGGACAAAACAAATATTCCACTTATCTAAATCCTGTATGAATTTACCTCATTCAAAATCAAGATATCTACTTCTATTTACGCTAGCTTTTATGCTTGTGGGGTCGATGTGTCTTGCTCAAAACAGAAATGAGAGAGATAGGGAAAGAATCAACACTTTGCTTTCAAATGCTAAAACCAGTCTGAATCGTTCAAATCTTGGTACATCACTCAATCAAGCGCAAGCAGCATTAGATCTGGCAGAAAAAAATGAAGATGTACAGAAGACCTGGGAGGCAAAAAATCTGATTGGAGAGGTCTATTTAACACAAAATGACTTTCAGAAAGCTATTCACATATTTCTTGAAATGAGTATGCAAGCCGAAAAAGTCAACAATTATAGTGTGTCAGCAAATGGGTACTTATCTCTTGCAAACATCTATTCCCACATGGGTGCTTTTACCAAGGCTAATGAAACCTATGCCATAGCCTACGATCAGTTCAATAAAATTGACTACGAACTGGGCATGATCGAGGTAAAGGCGGCGGCCAGCCTGAATCATCTTACCGCCAACAACCTTAAAAATGCCTTAGCCTCCTACAAGACGTTATTGGCCTTAGCTGAAAAAGACAATTTGGCCTATTTTAAATTGATCGCACATGACGGGCTATTGGAGGTGTATCAAAAAACTGAGGACAACCAAAAAGGTATTGCTACTGGCAAAGCCTATCTATCCTTGATTGAAACAGAAGGCGGCAGTGAGCAGATGGCAGCCAATGCTCACAATAGAATGGCGGCACTTTATCTCAACACTGGAGAAAACAACAAAGCAATAGAATCATTACAACAGGCAGAATCCATTGGCCAAACCGGCCAGGCAGGGAATAAAATATTGGCTCACACTTATGAATTGTTTTCAAAAGCTTACGACGCACTTGGAAACAAAGCAGAATCCAATCGATACCAAAACCAATTCAATTCGTTGGACAGAAGATTGCCTGCAGAAACCAGCTATCATCCGGACGACCTTGAGGAGGCCGAAACACTAGCCAGAGAATTAGAAAAAACTTCGAGAGCCATTATTACAGAAGAGCAGCTGGCAAAAGAGGCTGATGAGAAAAATAAACGCGAAGAAATTTTAAAAGATGAAATAGCCAGACTGAAAAGTTTGGAACATGAAGCGCTTGTAGGCAATAGAGAACTCGGACATACAGCCTTGGAGGCCGAATACATTCACCAAGATCTAATGGTAGCACAGCATGAGTTCGAAAGCACAGAACGACAGGCTGAAATCCTGAGATACAAAGAAAGTCTGGTTAGACATCAGCTGGAGTTAAAAGTAGCGGAGGAAGAAAAACTCATTCTTCAGCAACAAGCTGAAATCAGTGAAAAGAGACAACAGATTTATTTAATCATCGGCGGAGCCTTTCTTCTTATTGCTATTATTCTAGGTGTTGAGTATGTTAGAATTCGAAAACTCAACAAGCTGTTGAAATCACAACAAGACACCATTCATCAAAGAAATGTCGAATTGGAAATAAGCAACTCTACCATTATGGAGAAAAATGCCAAACTCCATAAAGCGCATGAGGAATTGAAAAGAACGCAGGCTAACTTGATACAAGCAGAGAAAATGTCTGCCTTAGGGATGCTGACAGCAGGTATTGCACACGAAGTGAATAATCCGATCAGCTTTGTGTCCAATGGCCTTCAAATATTAGATGAGAACATTTCTGAGACCTTTGATACACTAAGTACTTTTGAGCAAATCATACAGTTGAATGATATTGACGAAATCAAGAGTAATTACAATATTCACAAATCAGAAAACCAAAGTGTATCTGTGCTAAAAAAGGATACCGCTGATCTGCTGGAAGATGTAAAATTTGGCGCTACTCGAATTACTGAAATTGTAGATGGACTTAGAATTTTTTCAAGAAAAGACGAAAAGAAATTTAAAAAAGCGCAACTCAGCGACATTATCGAATCGGCCCTACTTATTTCTAAGTCGAAGTATAAAGGCCGCGTTCAGATCATCAAAGAGTACGGAAACAATATCCCCTCGATCGACTGCTATCCTGGGCAGCTCAATCAAATTTTCATCAATCTTATTGGCAACGCTTCGGATGCGATTGAAGGAGAAGGTTGGATCAAAATCATGCTTCAAAATATCGATAATAAATATGTTCGAGCTATTGTTCAAGACAGTGGCAGCGGCATGACAGAAGATGTGAAGAAGAAAATTTTCGAACCCCTCTATACC
The sequence above is drawn from the Reichenbachiella sp. genome and encodes:
- a CDS encoding YgiQ family radical SAM protein; the encoded protein is MAVRHELKDWLPITKKELEAHGWDELDVVIISGDAYVDHPAFGGAVIGRIIESAGYRVGIIPQPNWQDDLRDFKKFGKPKLFFGVTSGCMDSMVNHYTANKRKRSNDAYTPGGDAGFRPDYATITYTKILKEIYPDVPVVIGGVEASLRRVTHYDYWSDKLMPSILVDSGADLLVYGMGEQPLREIMSLLGKGVPFHQLTNIPQTSYKAPRNEEVPKHKDWKDIVLNTHEKCLRDKKSYASNFKFVEQESNRLQADRIIQAAADYQVVINPPYYTMTEQEIDQSFDLPYTRLPHPKYNKRGPIPAYEMIKFSINMHRGCFGGCSFCTISAHQGKFIASRSQESIMKEVDQVTKMPDFKGYISDLGGPSANMYGLKGKVQEICDRCVSPSCIHPVICSNLDTDHSQMTELYRKVDKHPSVKKAFVGSGIRYDLLTKSYNKDANDSIDEYMEQLITRHVSGRLKVAPEHTADDTLKIMRKPSFKHFHEFKKKYDKINEKHQLNQQLIPYFISSHPGCKEEDMANLAAETKDMGFRLEQVQDFTPTPMTVATVIYYSGYHPYTMQKLFTPKSEKEKRNQHMFFFWHKSEYRNRIKDKLQSKGREDLIERLLYSKPEKKQFAHKEDGKGKTFGKKKPFSGKRSGKSRRK
- the aroB gene encoding 3-dehydroquinate synthase, which produces MENHRTEITNDITQSIRNFLDGKKYSKIAVICDENTEVHCLPLVLDALPEHYLLKIDSGEENKHLGTCEKLWMALTEAGFDRKGLIINLGGGVIGDMGGFVASTYKRGMDFLNIPTTLLSQVDASVGGKLGVDFHGFKNHIGLFAEPQNVLIDTCFYATLPDRELRSGFAEVIKHGLIYDKAYWMKVKTIDLENANWSELVDRSIEIKKEVVKADPFESGLRKILNFGHTLGHAVESYFLDKADQRLLHGEAIAVGMICEAYLSQKFTGLTSEELDEITAYLIKIYNPVSIDKSLFDEIIGLTLQDKKNEGGVVQFSLLSSIGESKVNVPISAPDMLDSLFYFNKQVG
- a CDS encoding 3-phosphoshikimate 1-carboxyvinyltransferase yields the protein MSGSIKLSKPTTTLSLDVPLTSSKSESNRALLLNELGGGNSELKNLSTARDTVTMTKLMASDEYSLDVLDAGTVMRFTTAFLAIGKKERRITGTPRMCQRPIGLLVDALNELGAEIAYEKEEGYPPLLFKPFTNQKTNQLTIPGNISSQYISALLMIAPTLPEGLTITLEGEIYSRPYIEMTLNLMKHFGVSGEFNNNQISVEHQSYQSNSYTIESDWSGASYWYSLFALADEAQITLKGLRSKSNQGDHAIASIMEGLGVKSTFDGEIVTLSKTDVQEKLVIDFKSCPDLAQTVMAAAAALGVDLEMTGLESLRIKESDRTAAMATELAKIGAKLKEHDNGLWILTSPKKLEVTEVIEFDTYDDHRMAMALAPLAMKFDCIIHEPEVVVKSYPEYWDHLEKAGVVIQ
- a CDS encoding FecR family protein — protein: MSEKNRHSVSEELLFRYFLNEVSPDEQGIVLSWKAESEQNLEEFERVRMVLLDIKAITSIGKGVENYDASLAWKKFQQVNHARKTSGFTWLKIAASIILILGAGWFTYVSNRVETLELIVQNEQQAIELEDGSKISLNEGSQLIYPDKFKGSNRKVQLKGEAYFEVAHNPGQPFLIETDEVEVQVLGTKFNVNNTNKDSVVVSVDSGKVRMSVGGKEEILTAGYRGVYYRSTELLVKIETANTGMHNYWRTKTLAFKGATVSEAVDAIQKVYGVKVKLSNPEIANCKINVDFEDEEIEHVLEIIGETLNLVWSNQGDSYLLAGYGCPQ
- a CDS encoding RNA polymerase sigma-70 factor; the encoded protein is MEITKNITDLSNKNTFEKVFKTYYQQLSAFAFQYVESHEIAEEIVQDTFTNVWSKSDQIEIRTAVKSYLYGAVRNACLNYIKHKKIERRYEEQEQRKPEGFETDFLELDELQKEIDEGLAQLPEKCRQIFEMSRFEDKKYKEIAEELGLSIKTVENQMGRALKVMRSALSRHLPSFIFWMISVLQKNLWG
- a CDS encoding ATP-binding protein; protein product: MNLPHSKSRYLLLFTLAFMLVGSMCLAQNRNERDRERINTLLSNAKTSLNRSNLGTSLNQAQAALDLAEKNEDVQKTWEAKNLIGEVYLTQNDFQKAIHIFLEMSMQAEKVNNYSVSANGYLSLANIYSHMGAFTKANETYAIAYDQFNKIDYELGMIEVKAAASLNHLTANNLKNALASYKTLLALAEKDNLAYFKLIAHDGLLEVYQKTEDNQKGIATGKAYLSLIETEGGSEQMAANAHNRMAALYLNTGENNKAIESLQQAESIGQTGQAGNKILAHTYELFSKAYDALGNKAESNRYQNQFNSLDRRLPAETSYHPDDLEEAETLARELEKTSRAIITEEQLAKEADEKNKREEILKDEIARLKSLEHEALVGNRELGHTALEAEYIHQDLMVAQHEFESTERQAEILRYKESLVRHQLELKVAEEEKLILQQQAEISEKRQQIYLIIGGAFLLIAIILGVEYVRIRKLNKLLKSQQDTIHQRNVELEISNSTIMEKNAKLHKAHEELKRTQANLIQAEKMSALGMLTAGIAHEVNNPISFVSNGLQILDENISETFDTLSTFEQIIQLNDIDEIKSNYNIHKSENQSVSVLKKDTADLLEDVKFGATRITEIVDGLRIFSRKDEKKFKKAQLSDIIESALLISKSKYKGRVQIIKEYGNNIPSIDCYPGQLNQIFINLIGNASDAIEGEGWIKIMLQNIDNKYVRAIVQDSGSGMTEDVKKKIFEPLYTTKESGKGTGLGLSITTDIIKTHRGHIDVRSKVGVGTAFILTLQVDLMKGKNQETDS